A genomic stretch from Hymenobacter psoromatis includes:
- a CDS encoding NADH dehydrogenase: protein MEGLTKIADLGKPRVVIVGGGFGGLALAKSLADAPVQVVLIDKVNYHAFQPLLYQVATAGLNADSIVSPFRKILNEQDNFYFRMAEVRSIDATAQVVETSIGLLRFDYLVLATGTTSNYFGDKQMEKNSISLKSVTDAIELRNTLLSNFEQALQIGDVEQLNSLLDFVIVGGGPTGVEMAGALSELRDHVFPRDYRELDLKQMDIHLIQSGPVLLKGMSAEASAHALKYLEELGVRVWLDNRVTSYDGYTVKLKSGEQLITRTLIWAAGVTGAPIAGLDPAALLKSNRYQVNEFNQVAGYNHVFAIGDIAQMATPAYPEGHPQVAQPAIQEGEQLGGNLKRLLNKQPMKPFRYDDKGTMATIGRHRAVGDIQLFGKQYHITGWLGWLAWSFVHVLALVSFRNRLAVFLAWGWNYLTQDKGMRYIIGKAKAPIKEKEVDVKAIV from the coding sequence ATGGAAGGACTCACGAAAATTGCGGACCTGGGCAAGCCCCGCGTCGTCATCGTTGGCGGTGGCTTTGGCGGGCTGGCCCTGGCCAAGTCGCTGGCCGACGCACCGGTGCAGGTAGTGCTCATTGATAAGGTGAACTATCACGCCTTCCAACCCCTACTCTACCAGGTAGCTACGGCGGGGCTCAATGCCGATAGCATCGTGTCGCCATTTCGCAAAATCTTGAACGAGCAAGATAATTTTTACTTCCGCATGGCCGAGGTGAGGTCCATCGACGCCACGGCGCAGGTGGTGGAAACGTCCATTGGCCTGTTGCGCTTCGACTACCTGGTGCTGGCCACCGGCACCACCTCCAACTACTTTGGCGACAAGCAGATGGAGAAAAATTCCATCAGCCTCAAGAGCGTGACCGATGCCATTGAGCTGCGCAACACGCTGCTTTCCAACTTTGAGCAGGCCCTGCAAATCGGCGACGTGGAGCAGCTCAACAGCCTGCTCGACTTCGTAATCGTGGGCGGCGGCCCGACCGGCGTCGAAATGGCCGGCGCGCTGAGCGAGCTGCGGGACCACGTGTTTCCGCGCGACTACCGCGAGCTGGACCTCAAGCAGATGGATATTCACCTCATCCAGAGCGGGCCGGTGCTGCTCAAGGGCATGTCGGCCGAGGCTTCGGCGCACGCGCTCAAGTATTTAGAGGAGTTAGGCGTACGGGTGTGGCTCGACAACCGCGTGACGTCGTATGACGGCTACACTGTGAAGCTGAAAAGCGGCGAGCAGCTTATTACGCGCACGCTCATTTGGGCGGCGGGCGTCACGGGCGCGCCCATCGCCGGCCTCGACCCGGCCGCGCTACTCAAGTCGAACCGCTACCAGGTCAACGAGTTCAACCAGGTGGCGGGCTACAACCACGTATTTGCCATCGGCGACATTGCCCAGATGGCCACGCCCGCTTACCCCGAAGGCCACCCGCAGGTGGCGCAACCGGCCATTCAGGAGGGCGAGCAGCTGGGCGGCAACCTCAAGCGGCTGCTTAACAAGCAGCCCATGAAGCCCTTTCGCTACGACGATAAGGGCACGATGGCGACCATCGGCCGGCACCGCGCAGTGGGTGATATTCAACTCTTTGGCAAGCAATACCATATCACGGGCTGGCTGGGCTGGCTGGCCTGGAGCTTCGTGCACGTGCTGGCCCTGGTGAGCTTCCGCAACCGCCTGGCCGTGTTCCTGGCCTGGGGCTGGAACTATCTCACCCAGGACAAAGGCATGCGCTACATCATCGGCAAGGCCAAAGCGCCGATTAAGGAAAAAGAGGTCGATGTAAAGGCTATTGTGTAG
- a CDS encoding ester cyclase: protein MTTETIPLISLSEAERHSIHQLYRSFSAGNAHLLNEVVVADWQDIPLGPGQGPGPEGIKPIIEALTQAFPDLEIVIHEIMGSAGRAAVRAEIRGTHQGEWFGIPATNQPVRIALHEFHHLQNGRITHTWHLEDWFGMFHQVGALPPAL from the coding sequence ATGACAACTGAAACTATCCCGCTCATCTCGCTTTCCGAGGCCGAGCGGCATTCGATTCATCAACTTTACCGGTCTTTCAGCGCCGGCAACGCTCACTTGCTGAACGAGGTCGTGGTGGCCGACTGGCAGGATATTCCGCTCGGGCCGGGCCAGGGTCCGGGGCCGGAGGGCATCAAACCCATAATTGAGGCCTTAACCCAAGCTTTTCCCGACCTGGAAATCGTCATTCATGAAATCATGGGTTCGGCGGGTCGAGCAGCCGTGCGGGCTGAAATCCGGGGCACGCACCAGGGCGAATGGTTCGGTATTCCGGCTACCAATCAGCCCGTGCGCATCGCGCTACACGAGTTTCACCACCTCCAAAACGGGCGCATTACCCACACCTGGCACCTCGAAGACTGGTTTGGAATGTTTCACCAGGTAGGAGCTTTGCCGCCGGCCCTCTAG
- a CDS encoding N-acetylneuraminate synthase, producing the protein MSIVQIKKSRAIGPGQPCYIIAEIGINHNGSLDLAKQLIDAAVTAGADAVKFQKRTPELCVPKDQWEKMRDTPWGRMSYIDYKRKTEFGLEEYTAIDDYCKARGIDWFASCWDEPSVDFMEQFNPVMYKMASASLTDKPLLDRVRATGRPLMLSTGMSTQQEITDAVKHVGLDKLMIAHSTSAYPCPPQELNLRMISTLQAQFPGTPIGYSGHETGLSTTVTAVALGATFVERHFTLDRAMWGSDHAASVEPGGLAKMVRDIRDTEAGLGDGVKVVYESEKEPLRRLRREVTAA; encoded by the coding sequence ATGTCGATAGTTCAAATCAAAAAGAGCCGCGCCATTGGCCCCGGCCAACCGTGCTATATCATTGCCGAAATCGGCATCAACCACAACGGCTCGCTCGACCTAGCCAAGCAGCTCATCGACGCGGCCGTGACGGCCGGCGCCGACGCCGTGAAGTTTCAGAAGCGCACCCCCGAGCTGTGCGTGCCCAAGGACCAGTGGGAGAAAATGCGCGACACGCCCTGGGGCCGCATGAGCTACATTGACTACAAGCGCAAAACGGAGTTTGGCCTTGAAGAATACACGGCCATCGACGACTATTGCAAGGCCCGCGGCATCGACTGGTTTGCCTCGTGTTGGGACGAGCCGTCGGTCGATTTCATGGAGCAGTTCAACCCGGTGATGTACAAGATGGCCTCGGCCTCGCTCACCGACAAGCCGCTGCTCGACCGCGTGCGCGCCACCGGCCGCCCGCTCATGCTGAGCACCGGCATGAGCACCCAGCAGGAAATTACCGACGCCGTGAAGCATGTTGGCCTTGACAAGCTGATGATTGCGCACAGCACCTCGGCCTACCCCTGCCCCCCGCAGGAGCTGAACCTGCGCATGATTTCGACCCTGCAAGCGCAGTTTCCGGGCACGCCCATCGGCTACTCGGGCCACGAGACCGGCCTGAGCACCACCGTAACGGCCGTGGCTCTGGGCGCCACCTTCGTGGAGCGCCACTTTACCCTCGACCGCGCCATGTGGGGTAGCGACCACGCGGCCAGCGTGGAGCCCGGCGGCCTGGCCAAGATGGTGCGCGACATCCGCGACACCGAAGCCGGCCTCGGCGACGGCGTGAAGGTGGTATATGAGAGCGAGAAAGAGCCCCTGCGCCGCCTGCGCCGCGAGGTAACGGCCGCGTAA
- a CDS encoding 3-deoxy-D-manno-octulosonate 8-phosphate phosphatase: protein MKHAELAAKARRIKLVLTDCDGVLTDGGVYYGESGEVLKRFNIRDGMGVERLRAVGVETGIVTGERSPSVQKRADKLKITELHLGIKDKAPLLAEILTRLNLTAEQVAFIGDDTNDVPILGLVGLAACPGDATVFAREAADYRCRARGGHGAFRELAELIISCQGGRTPVDKGSE, encoded by the coding sequence ATGAAGCACGCCGAACTAGCCGCTAAAGCCCGCCGCATCAAGCTCGTCCTCACCGATTGCGATGGCGTGCTGACCGACGGTGGCGTGTATTACGGCGAAAGCGGCGAGGTGCTCAAGCGCTTCAACATCCGCGATGGCATGGGTGTGGAGCGCCTGCGCGCCGTGGGCGTGGAGACGGGCATTGTCACCGGTGAGCGCTCACCTTCGGTGCAGAAGCGTGCCGATAAGCTCAAAATCACGGAGTTACACTTGGGTATCAAGGATAAGGCCCCGCTGCTGGCGGAGATTTTAACGCGCCTGAATCTCACGGCCGAGCAGGTCGCCTTCATCGGCGACGATACCAACGATGTGCCCATTCTGGGGCTGGTGGGGCTGGCCGCCTGCCCCGGCGATGCTACCGTTTTTGCCCGCGAGGCGGCCGACTACCGCTGCCGGGCGCGGGGCGGCCACGGTGCTTTTCGCGAGCTGGCCGAGCTGATTATTAGCTGCCAGGGGGGTAGGACCCCTGTGGATAAGGGCTCGGAGTAG
- a CDS encoding short-chain dehydrogenase, with translation MNFFDLTNKTAIVTGACGLIGQKHCEALALAGANVVVADLHLDKAREVAAGLPGAVHLPLAVDVTSPESLAAARDTIIRQFGHIDILVNNAAINDMFENPAMAADLSKFENFPVATFRQVLEVNVTGVFLAAQVFGTPMAEQGHGSIINVASTYGLVGPDQSIYRNEAGEQTFYKSPSYPTTKGAVVNFTRYLAAYWGTRGVRVNTLSPGGVENSQDAFFVKQYSAKTPLGRMAAPTDYQGAVVFLASDASAYMTGANLVVDGGWTAI, from the coding sequence ATGAATTTCTTCGACCTAACCAACAAAACGGCCATCGTCACCGGCGCGTGCGGCCTCATTGGCCAGAAGCATTGCGAGGCCCTGGCCCTCGCCGGTGCCAACGTGGTAGTAGCCGACCTGCACCTCGACAAGGCCCGCGAGGTGGCCGCCGGCCTGCCCGGTGCCGTGCACCTACCCCTCGCCGTGGACGTTACCTCGCCCGAGTCGCTGGCCGCCGCGCGTGATACCATTATCAGGCAATTCGGGCACATCGACATTTTGGTGAATAATGCGGCCATTAACGACATGTTTGAGAACCCGGCGATGGCCGCCGACCTCAGCAAGTTTGAGAATTTCCCGGTGGCCACGTTTCGGCAGGTGTTGGAGGTGAACGTGACGGGCGTCTTTCTGGCGGCGCAGGTGTTCGGCACGCCGATGGCCGAGCAGGGCCACGGCTCCATTATTAACGTGGCCAGTACCTACGGCCTCGTGGGGCCGGACCAGAGCATTTACCGCAACGAGGCCGGGGAGCAAACCTTCTATAAATCACCGTCCTACCCCACCACGAAGGGCGCAGTCGTGAATTTCACCCGCTACCTGGCGGCCTACTGGGGCACGCGGGGCGTGCGGGTGAATACGCTCTCGCCGGGGGGGGTAGAGAATAGCCAGGACGCTTTTTTTGTGAAGCAGTATAGCGCTAAAACACCGCTCGGCCGCATGGCCGCGCCCACCGACTACCAGGGCGCGGTGGTGTTCCTGGCCTCCGACGCCTCGGCCTACATGACGGGCGCTAACCTCGTGGTGGATGGCGGCTGGACGGCCATTTAA
- a CDS encoding aminotransferase class III, with protein MNFQKSDDLYARAQKIMTPVTQTLAKGPGQYTKGAAPKYVKRGKGSHVWDVDGNEYIDYQMGIGPLSLGYAYPRVDDAIRAQLEDGITFSMMHELEVQVAELIHEIIPNAESIRISKTGADVCSAAVRVARAFTGRKDVLCCGYHGWHDWYIGTTSRDKGIPQESKDLVSAFEYNNLDSFKEMLTPDVACVILEPFIFDAPKDNFLHEVARLCKENGTLLIFDEMWTGFRIAIGGAQEYFGIKPDLAVYSKACANGMPIALLTGRKDVMQLFEHDVFFFTTFGGEALSLAATIATISEMREKNVPAFLASQGNKLKEGYNKIAADLGLSSYTKCYGYDCRSIVTFDASAGNPLETKAYVQQELFKRGILWGGFHNMSFSHTDEDVAKTLAAYGEVLPLLKDAIEKGDVSTRLEGEPLEAVFRKVTNAAPVKAK; from the coding sequence ATGAATTTCCAGAAATCCGACGACCTCTACGCTCGCGCGCAGAAAATCATGACGCCCGTTACCCAGACCCTCGCCAAGGGGCCGGGCCAGTACACCAAAGGTGCCGCGCCCAAGTACGTGAAGCGCGGCAAGGGCTCGCACGTGTGGGACGTTGATGGTAACGAATACATTGATTATCAGATGGGTATCGGCCCGCTGAGCCTGGGCTACGCCTACCCCCGCGTGGACGACGCCATTCGGGCGCAACTCGAAGATGGCATCACGTTTTCAATGATGCACGAGCTGGAAGTGCAGGTGGCGGAGTTGATTCACGAGATTATCCCGAACGCCGAGAGCATCCGCATCAGCAAGACCGGGGCCGACGTGTGCTCGGCGGCGGTGCGAGTGGCGCGCGCCTTCACGGGCCGCAAGGATGTGCTGTGCTGCGGCTACCACGGCTGGCACGACTGGTACATCGGCACTACGAGCCGCGACAAGGGTATTCCGCAGGAAAGCAAGGACTTAGTGAGCGCTTTCGAGTACAACAACCTCGACTCGTTCAAGGAAATGCTGACGCCCGATGTGGCCTGCGTCATCCTGGAGCCGTTCATTTTTGATGCGCCCAAGGACAATTTCCTGCACGAAGTGGCCCGCCTCTGTAAGGAAAACGGCACGCTGCTGATTTTTGACGAGATGTGGACCGGCTTCCGCATCGCCATCGGCGGCGCGCAGGAGTATTTTGGCATCAAGCCCGACTTGGCGGTGTACTCCAAAGCCTGCGCCAACGGGATGCCCATCGCGCTGCTGACGGGCCGCAAGGACGTGATGCAGCTGTTTGAGCACGACGTGTTTTTCTTCACCACTTTCGGCGGCGAGGCGCTGAGCCTGGCGGCGACCATCGCCACCATCAGCGAGATGCGCGAGAAAAACGTGCCCGCGTTCCTGGCCAGCCAGGGCAACAAGCTGAAAGAAGGCTACAACAAAATCGCCGCTGACCTCGGCCTGAGCAGCTACACCAAGTGCTACGGCTACGACTGCCGCAGCATCGTGACCTTCGATGCCAGCGCTGGCAACCCCCTGGAAACCAAGGCATACGTGCAGCAGGAGCTGTTCAAGCGCGGTATCCTGTGGGGCGGTTTCCACAACATGAGCTTCTCGCACACTGACGAGGACGTGGCCAAAACCCTGGCCGCCTACGGCGAGGTCCTACCCCTGCTCAAAGACGCCATCGAGAAGGGCGACGTGAGTACCCGCCTGGAAGGCGAGCCGCTGGAAGCCGTGTTTCGCAAAGTGACCAATGCCGCGCCGGTGAAGGCGAAGTAG